The Bernardetia sp. ABR2-2B DNA window TACTTATAACTTTACTTTCCTCTTCTTATACTGAAAAAAAATCAAAACTCCCTTACCCTTCTCCTACTAATGCTAGACAGGTTATAGAGAATTATATTGCAGCCGTTGGAGGAGCGAGTAACTTACCAATTGGAAGAACAGCAAAATGTATTATGACAGCATATGCTAACGGAGATAGCACAAAAAAAGAGGTTCTAAAAATCAATGGAAAATTCAACTGTGAATTACTTGACAATGGACAGACTATAATACAAATAGATAATGTTGGTATTTCAAAAACGCCAGAGTATATTATTGCACTGCCTCAAAAACAACTACAAGGAAGTAAAGATGCTCTTTACATAATAGGAGAACAAGCATTATTAAAAGAGAATAAAAAAATGGAATTTCTAGGTGAAAAAAAACAAGGAGATTCCATAGAAGTATATCGTATTAAAGTAATAGGAGATGATGGTAGAAGCGATATTAGAGAATTTGATAAAAAAACTGGTCTTTTGACAAAGATAATAGATACTTATTTTACGTCTAATTTCAGCGATTATAGGAATATTTCTGGTATTTTGATCCCTTTTAGAATAGAAATAACAGGGCAAATTTCTATGACAGTAATCCGTAATAGTTATGAATTAGATATTCCAATCAAAGAAGAAGAGTTTTATTGGAATAATGAAGAAGATAAAAAATTAATAGGAAGTTGGACAGCCATTATACCAAGAAAAAATACATCTCAATCTGATTTCTTCGAGCTAGTCTTAAATACTGATCGTAGTGCAAATCAGGGAACAGGAGTTATCTTACCTAATGGAAAAAAAGAAACAGCCAGTTTTGCCTCTGTGCCTATTGCTGGTTGGGACTTTAATCAAGACACACTCAAATTATTCAGTATAAACCCTAGACACCGAAATATTCAAACTTACTACTGGAAATTTGAAAATCAAACAGACACTTCGTTTACAGCTTATTACGTTGATCCAGAAATGGATAGAATATTAGGAAAGGACAAAGAGAATTTCACTCCTATCAAAATGTTCTTCACAAAAAAATAAACCTTAGTAATAAAAATTTATTCCACCCAAATATTATAAAACATAACCATTTCACAAAAGTTCTTTAAGCTGGACAAAAAACTATTTGGTTTTTTGTTTGTATTTTTGCAAAATATTATTCTCATTTCAGATGTTATTTGTCTTTACTTCTAACTTCTGAAATCTAACTTCTAACTTTATTATCATGGCAGTTATAGACATAGACGACTCAAACGTAAAAGAAAATTTGAACCAAAACGAAAAAGTAATTGTAAAATATTACGCAGGTTGGTGTGGCTCGTGCCGACTTATCAAACCAAAATATAAGCGTCTTTCTAATGATGAGCGTTTCGAAGGGATTACTTTTTTAGATACTGATGCAGAACACAATCCAGAAGCTAGAAACTTAGCAGGTGTAAAAAACTTACCTTATTTTGCTATTTTCAAAAATGGAGAGTTTGTAGAAGGAGTTTCGACAAGCAAAGAAGAGGGAATTGTTGAGCTTTTGGAGAAATTGTAAAGTAGGTGACACTTTGAAAGTGTCGTAACAACAATTCAATA harbors:
- a CDS encoding thioredoxin family protein — translated: MAVIDIDDSNVKENLNQNEKVIVKYYAGWCGSCRLIKPKYKRLSNDERFEGITFLDTDAEHNPEARNLAGVKNLPYFAIFKNGEFVEGVSTSKEEGIVELLEKL